The following proteins are encoded in a genomic region of Streptomyces sp. NBC_01723:
- a CDS encoding class I SAM-dependent methyltransferase, translating into MTRCRLCGSTAMESVVDLGATPPCESFLAADQLDQPEPAYPLHLRVCTGCWLAQIPPLITPEETFTQYAYFSSYSTSWVEHARTFVADAAERLDLGPAAFVVEVASNDGYLLRHVTDRGIRCLGIEPSVNVGAAAREAGVPTLTAFLDPETGTAVRAEHGPADLVVANNVYAHIPDVVGFTQGLRALVADDGWVSIEVQHLLTLIEENQYDTIYHEHFQYYTVASAIRALASGGLALVDVELLPTHGGSIRLWARPDEVAGEPTRRVADVLAREKAAGLQELSGYTEFSARVAKVRRDLLRFLIEAAERGETVVGYGAPGKGNTLLNHCGIRPDLLPYTVDRNPYKHGRFTPGTRIPILPPEQIRTDRPDYVLVLPWNLRDELVEQLSFVHDWGGRLVFPIPELSIVEVKR; encoded by the coding sequence ATGACACGGTGCCGACTCTGCGGCTCGACGGCGATGGAGAGCGTCGTCGATCTGGGGGCGACGCCTCCGTGCGAGAGCTTTCTCGCCGCGGACCAGCTCGACCAACCGGAGCCCGCGTACCCGCTGCACCTGCGGGTCTGCACCGGCTGCTGGCTCGCGCAGATACCCCCGCTGATCACGCCTGAGGAGACGTTCACGCAGTACGCGTACTTCTCCTCCTACTCGACCTCCTGGGTGGAGCACGCGCGCACCTTCGTCGCCGACGCAGCGGAGCGGCTGGATCTTGGCCCCGCCGCCTTCGTGGTCGAGGTCGCCAGCAACGACGGGTACCTGCTGAGGCACGTGACGGACCGCGGGATCCGCTGCCTGGGCATCGAGCCCTCGGTGAACGTCGGCGCCGCGGCGCGGGAGGCGGGTGTACCCACGCTCACGGCGTTCCTGGACCCGGAGACCGGCACCGCCGTCCGCGCCGAGCACGGCCCGGCGGACCTGGTCGTGGCCAACAACGTGTACGCGCACATCCCCGACGTGGTCGGCTTCACCCAGGGGCTGCGCGCCCTGGTCGCCGACGACGGCTGGGTCTCGATCGAGGTGCAGCACCTGCTGACGCTGATCGAGGAGAACCAGTACGACACGATCTACCACGAGCACTTCCAGTACTACACGGTCGCGTCCGCGATCCGGGCGCTGGCGAGCGGCGGGCTCGCCCTCGTGGACGTCGAGCTGCTGCCCACGCACGGCGGTTCCATCCGGCTGTGGGCCCGGCCGGACGAGGTTGCGGGCGAGCCGACCCGGCGGGTGGCCGACGTGCTGGCCCGGGAGAAGGCCGCCGGGCTGCAGGAGCTGTCCGGGTACACCGAGTTCTCCGCCCGGGTGGCCAAGGTGCGCCGGGACCTGCTGCGCTTCCTCATCGAGGCGGCCGAGCGCGGCGAGACCGTGGTCGGCTACGGCGCGCCGGGCAAGGGCAACACCCTGCTCAACCACTGCGGCATCCGGCCCGACCTGCTGCCGTACACGGTCGACCGCAACCCCTACAAGCACGGCAGGTTCACCCCGGGCACCCGCATCCCGATCCTGCCGCCCGAGCAGATCCGCACCGACCGGCCGGACTACGTCCTCGTCCTCCCCTGGAACCTGCGGGACGAGCTGGTCGAGCAGTTGTCCTTCGTACACGACTGGGGCGGCCGGCTGGTCTTCCCCATCCCGGAACTGAGCATTGTCGAGGTCAAGCGATGA